One Leptospirales bacterium DNA segment encodes these proteins:
- a CDS encoding alpha/beta hydrolase, with protein MVVYGRSGLLLAPLLFALHCSGFSYFDRPQSPGLFVQRDVVYAASAAGELRADLYLPAADGPRPALIALHSGSWRRGSKERMSAVSFALAAHGYVVLNINYRFAPQWPFPAQLEDARAAAAYLRTHATELQVDSQRIGALGYSAGGHIALMLAYSDAGAAARIQAVAAAGAPSNLNELYDLPVLQGLVGAADIASSQRAELYRQASPLRHVSRDDPPTLLIHGRYDRIVPVEQSRQLQQALIREQVFVERRELPQGHMRTTLGYNETEVQLLLAFFDRHLRRAGSAAR; from the coding sequence ATGGTCGTGTACGGTCGTAGCGGACTATTGCTGGCGCCCTTGCTGTTTGCTTTGCATTGCAGCGGCTTTTCCTATTTTGACAGGCCGCAATCCCCGGGTCTATTTGTGCAGCGCGATGTGGTTTACGCGGCCTCCGCTGCCGGCGAGCTTCGCGCCGATCTCTATCTGCCAGCGGCTGATGGACCGCGCCCGGCGCTGATTGCCCTGCACAGCGGCAGCTGGCGTCGCGGCAGCAAGGAACGCATGTCTGCAGTCAGCTTCGCCCTCGCCGCTCATGGCTATGTAGTACTGAATATCAACTATCGATTCGCCCCGCAGTGGCCCTTTCCTGCCCAGCTGGAGGACGCGCGGGCTGCCGCGGCTTACCTGCGTACGCATGCTACTGAACTGCAGGTCGATTCGCAGCGCATTGGAGCGCTGGGTTATTCAGCCGGCGGGCACATTGCGCTGATGCTGGCCTATTCCGACGCCGGCGCCGCCGCGCGGATCCAGGCCGTGGCTGCCGCCGGCGCCCCCAGCAACTTGAATGAACTCTATGACCTGCCCGTGCTGCAAGGGCTGGTTGGCGCTGCGGATATTGCCAGTTCCCAGCGCGCCGAGCTGTACCGTCAGGCATCGCCGCTGCGCCATGTCAGTCGCGACGATCCGCCCACGCTATTGATTCATGGCCGCTACGACCGGATTGTTCCAGTCGAACAGAGCCGCCAACTCCAGCAGGCCCTGATTCGCGAGCAGGTCTTCGTGGAGCGCCGCGAACTGCCGCAGGGCCACATGCGTACGACCCTCGGCTACAACGAAACCGAAGTCCAGCTACTGTTGGCCTTTTTTGACCGCCACTTACGACGCGCGGGAAGCGCGGCTCGCTAG
- a CDS encoding alkene reductase, with protein sequence MVSAELFGPYRLGPIELKNRVVMAPMTRSRSAGNIPGEIVARYYAQRASAGLIITEGTAPSPDALGYARIPGAYSEEQKQGWRGVAEAVHAAGGRIFVQLMHTGRVGHPLNLPAGAVVRGPTAKPLSGEIYTDASGMQPYAVPQAMSQADIDRAVQEFARAAAVAVEAGIDGIELHGANGYLLDQFLNANINDRDDAYGRDAGARNRLTLEVARAVAGAIGADRTGIRLSPYGVFNDSGAFAGIDAQYEALSKELSALGLVYIHLVDHSAMGAPKPPQSLVQSIRQNFKGTLILSGGYDRKRAEEDLQGGRGDLIAFGRPWLANPDLLERLKTGAAWNEPDAATFYTPGEKGYLDYPVLSAAAR encoded by the coding sequence ATGGTGAGTGCTGAACTATTTGGACCTTATCGACTGGGTCCGATCGAATTGAAAAATCGGGTGGTGATGGCGCCGATGACGCGCAGCCGTTCTGCGGGCAATATCCCGGGCGAAATTGTGGCGCGCTATTATGCCCAGCGCGCCAGCGCCGGCTTGATCATTACCGAGGGAACAGCGCCCTCGCCCGATGCTCTGGGTTATGCGCGCATCCCTGGCGCATATTCCGAAGAGCAGAAGCAAGGCTGGCGCGGCGTGGCCGAGGCCGTTCATGCCGCCGGCGGGCGCATCTTTGTGCAACTGATGCATACCGGCCGCGTGGGACACCCGCTGAATTTGCCGGCCGGCGCTGTGGTGCGCGGACCGACGGCAAAGCCGCTTTCTGGAGAGATCTATACGGACGCCTCTGGCATGCAGCCCTACGCCGTGCCGCAGGCGATGAGCCAGGCGGATATCGATCGCGCCGTGCAGGAATTCGCCCGCGCCGCGGCCGTCGCTGTGGAGGCTGGCATCGATGGCATTGAGCTGCATGGCGCCAACGGCTATCTGCTGGATCAATTCTTGAACGCCAATATCAATGATCGCGACGATGCCTATGGCCGCGATGCTGGCGCTCGCAATCGACTGACGCTTGAGGTTGCTCGCGCTGTGGCCGGCGCTATCGGCGCAGATCGAACAGGCATCCGGCTGTCGCCCTATGGGGTCTTCAACGATAGCGGGGCCTTTGCCGGAATAGATGCGCAGTACGAAGCGTTGAGCAAGGAACTATCGGCGCTTGGCCTGGTCTACATTCATCTGGTCGACCACAGTGCAATGGGGGCGCCAAAGCCGCCGCAAAGCCTGGTGCAATCGATTCGACAGAACTTCAAGGGTACGCTGATTCTCAGCGGCGGCTATGATCGCAAACGCGCCGAAGAAGACCTGCAGGGCGGACGCGGCGACTTGATTGCCTTTGGACGACCCTGGCTGGCAAATCCTGATTTGCTGGAACGATTGAAGACCGGCGCCGCCTGGAATGAGCCGGATGCTGCCACTTTTTACACGCCAGGCGAAAAGGGATATCTGGACTATCCGGTGCTGAGCGCCGCCGCGCGCTGA
- a CDS encoding SpoIIE family protein phosphatase yields MLIVLALTVIPLWDMAGIALIMSTKAKDLVVQESARLVEQQGNNAIAEIGQRSLQIEALARSLAAVGVKVPHDISLVQRVAPRVIDFDSDRDVAGGGLWPEPFRFLPGVERRSFFYGRDNQGALQYFDDYNHGRGYHHDEWYPVVRYSRDGKCFWSKSYMDPYSYQPMVTCTVAMRQEQDFIGVATIDLKLEGLHAFMQKIQERTGGYVFLLDRNNKFLTFPRPEMVKLVGKDSRGERTEEFITVREFARRQPLFGPIAQVVEDMNRDILSSARSSPRFRADVAGRVNSDSDQITPEEAEFIAAVIADPLRERTESSRLYRQFPMDSDFLLGEHSQAFIFHVPDSYWKLVVVKPFSEMQAVASKINRFILTLVGATILFGILVAGILLHRFFVRPMRATTQAVRELGDAVAARQFDRLHEKEIPSLRKDELGQLADVINSLSRELQQSYGSLLQLNSELEQKVLDRTHELSASLDEIRALKYQQDGDYFLTSLLLKPLGGIRLQSDLVEIQERTLQKKTFEFKKRQESIGGDLSLARSIVLRNRPCTVFLNADAMGKSMQGAGGILVLGSMIQANIERSLASPLIQRQSPEQWLKYAFTEMHSVFKSFDGSMLVSLVLGLIDDESGALFMINAEHPESALYRAGEARFLSNDTPLRKLGYSVAGSRLRIAVHELIAGDILILGSDGRDDVATNTANAERRMNEDETLFLRHVEQAGGDLDGIIELIKASGELTDDLSLLRVQYRRGELPKEQNPAMRAALRRAREAWQSKNFGESRRILEGALEQ; encoded by the coding sequence GTGCTCATCGTTCTGGCACTCACGGTCATTCCGCTCTGGGACATGGCCGGCATTGCCTTGATCATGAGCACCAAGGCCAAGGACCTGGTGGTTCAAGAATCGGCGCGCCTGGTCGAGCAACAGGGCAACAATGCGATCGCCGAAATAGGTCAACGCTCGCTGCAGATCGAAGCCCTGGCCCGCAGCCTGGCAGCAGTCGGCGTCAAGGTGCCCCACGACATTTCATTGGTGCAACGGGTTGCCCCGCGCGTCATCGACTTCGACTCCGACCGCGATGTTGCCGGCGGCGGCCTCTGGCCGGAGCCGTTTCGCTTCTTACCTGGCGTGGAGCGACGCAGCTTTTTTTACGGTCGCGATAACCAGGGCGCACTGCAATACTTTGACGACTACAACCATGGCCGCGGCTACCATCACGATGAGTGGTACCCGGTGGTGCGCTATTCGCGCGATGGCAAATGCTTCTGGAGCAAGTCCTACATGGACCCATACTCCTACCAGCCAATGGTGACCTGCACGGTGGCCATGCGACAGGAGCAGGATTTTATCGGCGTGGCAACCATCGACTTGAAGCTCGAGGGCTTGCACGCCTTCATGCAGAAGATTCAGGAGCGGACAGGCGGCTATGTGTTCTTACTGGATCGAAACAACAAGTTCCTGACTTTCCCGCGACCGGAAATGGTCAAGCTGGTTGGCAAAGATTCGCGGGGCGAGCGCACAGAGGAATTCATCACAGTGCGCGAATTTGCCCGACGCCAGCCGTTGTTTGGGCCGATCGCTCAGGTAGTCGAGGACATGAACCGCGACATCCTGAGCAGCGCACGCTCTTCGCCGCGATTTCGCGCCGATGTGGCCGGTCGGGTCAATTCCGACAGCGATCAGATCACGCCGGAAGAAGCTGAATTCATCGCCGCCGTCATCGCCGATCCGCTGCGCGAACGAACGGAAAGTTCGCGCCTCTACCGCCAATTCCCCATGGACAGCGACTTCCTGCTGGGCGAGCATTCGCAAGCCTTCATTTTCCACGTGCCCGACTCCTACTGGAAACTGGTAGTTGTGAAGCCATTCTCGGAGATGCAGGCCGTCGCTTCCAAGATCAATCGCTTCATTCTGACGCTGGTTGGCGCGACGATTCTCTTTGGCATATTGGTCGCCGGCATACTGCTGCATCGCTTTTTTGTCCGCCCGATGCGCGCCACCACCCAGGCCGTTCGCGAGCTGGGCGACGCCGTAGCGGCGCGACAATTTGATCGACTGCATGAGAAGGAAATTCCCAGTCTGCGCAAGGATGAGCTGGGACAGCTGGCGGATGTAATCAACTCTCTCTCGCGGGAGCTGCAGCAAAGCTATGGATCGCTCTTGCAGCTGAACTCTGAACTGGAACAAAAGGTTCTGGATCGCACCCATGAATTGAGCGCCAGCCTCGACGAAATCCGCGCACTGAAATACCAGCAGGACGGCGACTACTTCCTGACCTCGCTGCTGCTCAAACCGCTTGGCGGAATTCGCCTGCAAAGCGACCTCGTTGAAATTCAGGAGCGGACGCTGCAGAAGAAGACCTTTGAGTTCAAGAAGCGCCAGGAGTCAATCGGCGGCGACTTGAGTCTGGCGCGCAGTATTGTTCTGCGCAATCGTCCCTGCACAGTCTTCTTGAACGCCGATGCCATGGGCAAATCGATGCAGGGGGCCGGCGGCATTCTGGTGCTCGGCTCGATGATTCAGGCTAACATTGAGCGATCGCTGGCATCGCCGCTGATCCAACGACAATCGCCGGAGCAGTGGCTCAAGTATGCCTTCACCGAAATGCACAGCGTATTCAAGAGCTTTGATGGCTCGATGCTGGTGTCGCTGGTGCTGGGCTTGATCGACGACGAAAGCGGCGCACTGTTCATGATCAATGCCGAGCATCCCGAGTCGGCGCTGTATCGCGCCGGCGAAGCTCGCTTCCTGAGCAATGACACTCCGCTACGCAAACTGGGCTATAGCGTCGCTGGCAGTCGGCTGCGCATTGCCGTGCACGAATTAATTGCAGGAGACATATTGATCCTTGGTTCAGACGGACGCGACGATGTCGCCACGAACACAGCGAACGCCGAACGGCGTATGAATGAGGATGAAACGCTTTTTCTCCGCCACGTCGAACAAGCTGGCGGCGATCTGGACGGCATCATAGAGTTGATCAAGGCCAGCGGCGAACTGACCGACGATCTCAGCTTGCTGCGCGTCCAGTACCGCAGGGGCGAGCTTCCCAAAGAACAGAACCCAGCAATGCGCGCGGCGCTGCGCAGGGCGCGCGAGGCCTGGCAGTCCAAGAATTTTGGCGAGAGCCGGCGCATCCTGGAAGGCGCTCTGGAGCAATAG